Proteins encoded in a region of the Paenibacillus sp. E222 genome:
- a CDS encoding glutamate-5-semialdehyde dehydrogenase, with the protein MSEVREKASKAQAVVPQLNRLSTEQKNNALLVMADALIAQADSIIAANADDLERGRQQGTPESMLDRLALNKERIAGIAEGLRQIVELQDPVGEVLETFTRPNGLHVEKLRVPIGLIGIIYEARPNVTVDAAGLCLKTGNAVLLRGGSSALSSNRKIVEVLHQALATTDMPADALQLVEDADRSSVDEMLKLNGLLDVIIPRGGASLIRNVVTNATVPVIETGAGICHTYVDESADPVMAAEIAVNAKAQRPSVCNSMETLLLHAVYAEEHLPTLAEQFREANVLLKGCDTVRRLVPSALPVTEEDYATEYNDYILNIRVVQNLDEAMEHIARYGTKHSECIVTKDTSNAERFLHDVDAAAVYHNASTRFTDGFEFGYGAEIGISTQKLHARGPMGLPALTSTKYRITGNGQIRQ; encoded by the coding sequence ATGAGTGAAGTCAGGGAAAAAGCGAGTAAGGCCCAAGCCGTCGTTCCACAGCTGAATCGACTGAGCACAGAACAAAAAAATAACGCCCTGCTGGTCATGGCGGACGCATTGATTGCGCAAGCGGATTCCATTATTGCAGCAAACGCTGACGATCTGGAACGAGGCAGACAGCAAGGCACGCCAGAATCGATGCTGGATCGCCTCGCTTTGAATAAGGAGCGGATCGCCGGCATCGCTGAAGGACTGCGTCAGATCGTGGAGTTGCAGGACCCTGTAGGCGAAGTGCTAGAAACATTCACTCGTCCGAACGGATTACACGTTGAAAAATTGAGAGTGCCTATCGGTCTAATCGGCATCATATACGAGGCACGTCCAAATGTTACAGTAGATGCAGCGGGACTTTGCCTCAAAACAGGCAACGCTGTACTGCTGCGAGGCGGCTCCTCTGCCCTCTCCTCCAATCGCAAAATTGTGGAGGTACTTCATCAGGCACTGGCAACAACAGACATGCCAGCTGATGCATTGCAGCTTGTTGAGGATGCAGACCGTTCCTCCGTGGACGAAATGCTCAAGTTAAATGGACTGCTCGATGTCATCATCCCACGCGGCGGAGCTTCACTGATCCGCAATGTGGTCACCAATGCAACAGTGCCTGTGATCGAAACCGGCGCAGGTATCTGTCATACTTATGTGGATGAATCTGCCGATCCGGTCATGGCAGCGGAGATTGCTGTTAATGCCAAGGCACAGCGTCCATCCGTATGCAACTCCATGGAAACCTTGTTGCTGCACGCTGTTTACGCCGAGGAGCATCTGCCGACACTGGCTGAACAATTCCGTGAGGCGAACGTCCTGTTGAAGGGGTGTGACACGGTTCGTCGTCTGGTTCCCTCTGCCCTTCCTGTGACGGAAGAAGATTATGCGACAGAGTACAATGATTATATTTTAAATATTCGTGTAGTTCAGAATTTGGATGAAGCGATGGAGCATATCGCACGTTATGGCACAAAGCATTCAGAGTGTATCGTCACCAAGGATACGAGCAATGCAGAACGTTTTTTACATGATGTAGATGCAGCTGCTGTATACCATAATGCTTCCACACGTTTCACAGACGGATTTGAGTTCGGTTATGGAGCCGAAATTGGGATCAGTACCCAGAAGCTGCATGCTCGTGGACCGATGGGTCTGCCTGCATTAACGTCAACCAAATACCGTATCACTGGCAATGGACAAATCCGGCAATAA
- a CDS encoding ABC transporter substrate-binding protein: MKKGIRNTAVLLTVTWLSMLLLACGNQASTPSAGADDSRTVGETQTDGENGDQSNQEQTASADNSEGETRMFKDWTGHEVEVPVTPKRVIYHGEVTGDLLALGVVPVGILRQNGTVYDDQVAQAEDVGFPMSVEKALTLNPDLIIFSNSDEAQYDQISKVAPTVTFDSFASLDDRMRILGDLLNKKPEAGAWITAHQEATEEMWKQLHENGLKEGETASVFTMYPGNRLFVMAGAGLPQLLYGADGMKPTAEIQKVLDEGMGFAEISTEKLPEIAGDRVFILNPVTDDAKQSTKELLDSPIWKKLPAVKEGKEYRFDLVKASSDATSREWLLKELPKQMIQ, from the coding sequence ATGAAAAAGGGTATACGAAATACGGCAGTATTATTGACGGTGACGTGGTTGTCCATGCTTCTGCTTGCTTGCGGAAATCAGGCTTCAACTCCATCTGCCGGAGCGGATGATTCCAGAACGGTCGGTGAAACACAGACAGATGGGGAAAATGGGGATCAGTCCAATCAGGAACAGACGGCATCCGCGGATAACAGTGAGGGTGAAACCCGGATGTTCAAGGACTGGACAGGCCATGAAGTGGAGGTTCCGGTTACGCCAAAGCGTGTGATTTATCATGGTGAAGTTACAGGAGATCTGTTAGCGCTGGGCGTTGTACCTGTAGGTATTCTTCGTCAGAATGGAACGGTATATGATGATCAGGTGGCACAAGCGGAAGATGTGGGTTTCCCTATGAGTGTTGAAAAGGCGCTTACCTTGAATCCTGATCTGATCATTTTCTCGAATAGCGATGAGGCACAATATGATCAAATCTCGAAGGTAGCGCCAACGGTTACCTTTGATTCATTTGCCTCATTGGACGACCGCATGCGTATTCTCGGCGATCTGTTGAACAAAAAGCCGGAAGCGGGAGCTTGGATCACGGCCCATCAAGAAGCAACGGAAGAGATGTGGAAGCAGCTTCATGAGAATGGACTGAAAGAAGGGGAAACGGCTTCGGTATTCACCATGTATCCTGGTAATCGACTGTTTGTCATGGCCGGAGCAGGATTGCCACAGTTGTTATATGGAGCCGATGGGATGAAGCCAACTGCGGAAATTCAGAAAGTGTTAGATGAAGGAATGGGCTTTGCAGAGATTTCTACTGAAAAGCTGCCTGAAATAGCGGGGGATCGCGTATTTATACTGAATCCAGTAACGGATGATGCGAAGCAGTCCACCAAAGAATTGCTGGATAGCCCGATTTGGAAGAAATTGCCTGCTGTAAAAGAAGGAAAAGAATATCGCTTTGATCTGGTTAAGGCTTCAAGTGATGCAACTTCAAGAGAATGGCTTTTGAAAGAGTTGCCGAAACAAATGATTCAATAG
- a CDS encoding carbon-nitrogen family hydrolase — MTEQQQGEMRVALIQGDIQIGDPEANHKHMQSLLERAVEQVPDLGLAVLPEMWNTGYALEQIHELADPEGQKSREWLATFAQKHRISIVGGSIAEKRDGQIFNTMYAYNSEGNQVTRYDKLHLFRLMDEEKYLQPGAEPEIFELENGLTAGASICYDIRFPELARTLALNGAKALIVPAEWPNPRLHHWRTLLTARAIENQMYVIACNRVGKSGDTEFFGHSLIIDPWGEIVAEGGEGEEIVTGIIRPSLVDEVRGRIPVFEDRRPGIYFGSK; from the coding sequence ATGACAGAACAACAACAAGGGGAAATGCGTGTAGCCCTGATTCAGGGCGATATTCAGATCGGAGACCCTGAGGCCAACCATAAACATATGCAGTCTTTGCTCGAACGAGCGGTAGAACAGGTTCCCGACTTGGGATTGGCTGTGCTGCCCGAGATGTGGAATACGGGCTATGCTTTGGAACAAATTCATGAGCTTGCTGACCCGGAAGGCCAGAAATCAAGAGAGTGGCTAGCGACTTTTGCCCAAAAACATCGAATCTCCATCGTTGGCGGTTCCATTGCGGAGAAACGTGATGGCCAAATCTTCAATACAATGTACGCCTATAATAGTGAAGGAAATCAGGTGACACGTTACGATAAATTGCATTTGTTCCGCCTGATGGATGAAGAGAAGTATTTGCAGCCTGGTGCAGAACCGGAAATATTCGAATTGGAGAACGGCCTCACCGCTGGAGCTTCGATCTGTTACGATATCCGTTTCCCTGAGCTTGCTCGAACGCTTGCCTTGAACGGAGCCAAAGCATTAATTGTCCCCGCTGAATGGCCGAACCCGCGCTTGCATCATTGGCGCACACTGCTTACAGCAAGGGCCATTGAGAATCAGATGTATGTTATTGCCTGCAATCGCGTTGGGAAAAGCGGAGACACCGAATTTTTCGGGCATTCCCTCATTATTGATCCTTGGGGTGAAATTGTGGCTGAAGGCGGAGAAGGGGAAGAGATTGTGACCGGAATTATTCGTCCTTCGCTTGTGGATGAGGTTCGTGGCCGTATTCCGGTATTCGAAGACCGCAGACCTGGCATTTATTTTGGCAGCAAATAA
- a CDS encoding LysR family transcriptional regulator: protein MEFRQLQYTLQIAAERNFSRAAEKLHIAQPSLSQQLSKLEKELGVLLFQRNTSTVELTHAGVTFVEQAQKIIDAVELLRQEMSDISQLRKGKVVVGSMPITGSHLLPHVLPAFQQAYPEIEVTLLEDSGLTLEKLTASGKADLSLLSLPLQESSLSYVTIGEERIDLAVPPNHPLARRGDPEHPVPVRMEELRDEPFVVLKKGQGFRKLTFDLCEEAGFDPNVVFESTNIETVQSLVATGMGITLVPRFIARAPRSEFIPVYVPLAEPTPSRTLVVAYRQGRVLSKAAEAFIHTFQQTVAELSQGE from the coding sequence ATGGAATTCAGACAACTTCAATATACGCTGCAAATTGCGGCAGAGCGGAATTTCTCCCGGGCAGCCGAGAAGCTGCACATTGCCCAGCCTTCTTTAAGTCAGCAGCTATCCAAACTCGAAAAGGAACTGGGTGTACTGTTATTTCAGCGTAATACCAGCACCGTGGAGTTGACCCATGCAGGGGTGACTTTTGTAGAGCAGGCTCAGAAAATTATTGATGCAGTCGAGCTGCTCAGACAGGAAATGTCGGACATCTCCCAGCTGCGTAAAGGTAAAGTCGTTGTAGGCAGTATGCCGATCACTGGCTCCCACCTGCTTCCGCATGTGCTTCCCGCATTTCAGCAGGCCTACCCCGAGATTGAAGTAACGTTGCTGGAAGACTCCGGACTTACGCTTGAAAAGTTGACCGCCAGTGGCAAGGCCGACTTAAGCCTTCTCTCGCTCCCATTGCAGGAGTCAAGCCTATCTTATGTGACGATTGGTGAAGAGCGAATTGATCTGGCTGTTCCACCAAATCACCCTCTTGCACGTAGAGGAGATCCGGAACATCCGGTTCCAGTACGGATGGAAGAGCTTCGCGATGAACCCTTTGTTGTGCTGAAGAAAGGACAAGGCTTCCGGAAGCTTACATTTGATCTGTGTGAAGAAGCCGGGTTTGACCCCAACGTGGTGTTTGAGAGCACGAATATTGAGACGGTGCAGTCACTGGTGGCTACAGGTATGGGGATTACGCTCGTTCCGCGCTTTATTGCTCGCGCGCCGCGCAGTGAATTTATTCCTGTTTATGTACCATTGGCCGAGCCAACTCCCAGTCGTACTCTTGTCGTTGCATACCGCCAAGGACGGGTTCTCTCCAAAGCCGCGGAGGCGTTCATTCATACGTTTCAACAAACCGTTGCCGAGCTCTCTCAAGGAGAATAA
- the proC gene encoding pyrroline-5-carboxylate reductase: protein MSQEQQTLLQQKITFHGAGAMAEAIVRGLISRLVVRPQDITMLNRSNQKRQEELSTRYAVHTGTAAQSLDHLAASPVIVLCMKPKDAAAALRELGPLLSPDQLIVSVIAGLSIRTMQSLLGRKQPIARTMPNTSSTIGLGATGLAFSEEITDDQRSTVMTMFEAVGIVTIVPEDKLEVLTGISGSGPAYVYYLMEAMIAAGIRGGLSSQQSRDLTVQTVLGASRMVQQTGLEPMKLRSDVTSPGGATQAALKTLDEGDFFENVIAAVNRCAERSREMGAALEGDLKNE from the coding sequence ATGAGTCAAGAACAACAGACGTTATTACAACAAAAGATTACTTTTCACGGAGCAGGTGCGATGGCGGAAGCCATCGTGCGCGGATTAATTTCCCGCCTTGTCGTTCGTCCTCAGGATATTACGATGCTGAACCGCAGCAACCAGAAACGTCAGGAGGAGCTCAGTACCCGTTATGCCGTACATACCGGAACTGCTGCACAATCGCTGGATCATCTCGCCGCTTCTCCCGTTATTGTACTCTGCATGAAACCGAAGGATGCTGCCGCAGCGCTGCGTGAGCTTGGGCCGCTCCTGTCTCCGGATCAATTAATCGTCTCCGTTATTGCCGGATTATCGATCCGTACGATGCAATCCCTGCTGGGACGCAAGCAACCGATCGCCCGCACCATGCCGAATACGTCCAGTACAATCGGGCTTGGCGCAACCGGACTTGCCTTCTCTGAAGAAATTACGGATGACCAGCGCAGTACAGTCATGACGATGTTCGAAGCTGTTGGAATCGTGACCATCGTGCCTGAAGATAAACTCGAAGTGCTCACAGGTATTTCCGGAAGTGGTCCGGCTTATGTATACTATTTGATGGAGGCCATGATTGCCGCAGGTATTCGTGGCGGCTTGTCCAGCCAACAATCCCGCGATCTGACTGTTCAGACCGTGCTGGGTGCTTCACGTATGGTGCAGCAAACTGGCTTGGAACCAATGAAACTTCGTAGTGATGTAACCTCCCCGGGAGGTGCAACTCAGGCAGCACTAAAAACGCTGGACGAGGGAGATTTCTTTGAAAATGTAATCGCAGCCGTCAACCGCTGTGCAGAGCGCTCACGGGAGATGGGAGCTGCTTTGGAAGGGGATTTAAAAAATGAATAA
- a CDS encoding beta-glucoside-specific PTS transporter subunit IIABC, translating to MNHKQLAQSIMELVGGNDNINTAIHCSTRLRLTLKNPDLAKTAEIKNLDGVIGAVNSGGQYQVIIGNDVGYVYNELAKMVDTQQSSEVLEKKKADYSPKGLFNTFASVIAGIFQPIIPAIAASGMLKALLLLATVTGLMSKESQTYTVLSVMSDAAFYFLPVLLAYSSANKFKTNPFVAVLFAGIMLHPNMIGLLGGEDPVSFIGLPVASVQYASSVVPIILTVWFMSYIERFADKVSPGPVKIFLKPLIVILIVAPIALIVLGPLGMYLGTGMSNLIYWIQDKIGWLTVVIMAILMPLIVMFGMHKVFYPIIFAALASPGYETLVLVAMLASNMAQGAGSLAVSFKTKDVKLKQVALSAGISGVFGITEPALYGVHLRLKKTLFACMIGAGIGGLFAGIVNLKAYAAVGPGIASMPMFISEDNMNIIYAIITMLISSIIAFIAVYVIGFQDVVPAAVPATDSSVAKVEVKPEIRPSAGIKSKKMVFAPLEGTVLSLREVKDEAFSQEAMGQGMAIQPSIGKVFAPFDGTVETVFRTKHSIGLRSVDGVELLIHVGLDTVKLKGQHFDVKVTEGEPISHGQLLMEFDLAAIQAAGYDTTTPVIVTNSSDYLEVLGNESSPITGPEKPLITVL from the coding sequence ATGAATCACAAACAATTAGCCCAATCGATTATGGAGCTGGTTGGTGGCAATGATAATATCAACACGGCAATTCATTGCTCCACCAGGCTCAGACTTACTTTGAAGAACCCTGATTTAGCGAAAACGGCCGAGATCAAAAACCTGGATGGCGTCATCGGCGCAGTGAATAGTGGCGGCCAATACCAGGTAATCATCGGCAATGATGTTGGATATGTCTATAACGAACTTGCCAAGATGGTGGATACCCAGCAATCCAGTGAGGTTCTGGAAAAGAAAAAAGCGGATTACAGTCCCAAAGGTCTGTTTAACACCTTTGCCAGTGTAATTGCAGGCATCTTCCAGCCGATTATCCCGGCCATTGCTGCTTCAGGCATGTTGAAGGCGCTGCTGCTTCTGGCGACCGTGACTGGATTAATGTCCAAAGAAAGTCAGACGTATACCGTTTTGAGTGTTATGTCGGATGCAGCCTTTTATTTTCTTCCGGTCCTGCTGGCCTATTCTAGTGCAAATAAATTCAAGACCAACCCTTTTGTAGCTGTCCTGTTCGCAGGAATCATGCTGCATCCCAATATGATTGGATTGCTTGGCGGTGAAGATCCGGTATCCTTTATCGGATTGCCTGTGGCTTCTGTTCAATATGCATCATCGGTTGTACCGATTATTTTAACAGTCTGGTTTATGTCCTATATCGAACGTTTTGCCGACAAGGTCTCACCAGGACCCGTTAAGATATTCCTTAAACCGTTGATTGTCATTCTGATTGTTGCTCCAATTGCGCTAATTGTACTTGGTCCACTGGGCATGTATCTCGGCACAGGCATGTCCAACCTGATCTACTGGATTCAGGACAAAATTGGCTGGTTGACTGTTGTCATTATGGCGATTCTGATGCCTTTAATTGTGATGTTCGGTATGCACAAAGTGTTTTATCCCATTATTTTCGCAGCACTCGCTTCACCTGGTTACGAGACACTAGTACTGGTTGCCATGCTGGCATCTAATATGGCGCAGGGAGCAGGATCGCTGGCTGTATCGTTCAAAACCAAGGATGTGAAGCTCAAACAAGTCGCGCTGTCTGCGGGCATCTCCGGTGTATTTGGCATCACGGAACCAGCATTGTACGGTGTACATTTAAGACTCAAGAAAACGCTGTTTGCATGCATGATCGGTGCGGGCATCGGGGGATTATTCGCAGGAATTGTGAATCTCAAGGCGTATGCAGCCGTGGGACCAGGGATTGCATCCATGCCTATGTTTATCAGTGAAGACAACATGAACATTATATATGCCATTATTACGATGTTAATCTCCTCCATTATCGCGTTTATTGCAGTGTATGTTATTGGATTTCAGGATGTTGTTCCAGCAGCAGTTCCAGCAACAGACTCTTCGGTAGCAAAAGTGGAAGTAAAACCTGAGATCAGGCCTTCGGCTGGAATCAAATCAAAAAAAATGGTATTTGCGCCACTGGAGGGTACAGTCCTTTCCTTAAGAGAAGTGAAGGATGAGGCTTTCTCCCAAGAGGCAATGGGACAGGGGATGGCGATTCAGCCAAGCATCGGCAAAGTGTTTGCTCCGTTTGATGGTACCGTTGAGACGGTATTTCGTACCAAACATTCGATCGGGTTGAGATCGGTGGATGGGGTGGAACTCCTAATTCATGTAGGACTGGATACTGTGAAATTGAAAGGGCAGCATTTTGATGTAAAAGTAACTGAAGGGGAACCAATCTCCCATGGTCAACTTCTGATGGAGTTTGATCTTGCAGCAATACAAGCCGCAGGTTATGACACCACGACCCCTGTAATTGTGACCAATTCCTCGGATTACCTGGAGGTATTGGGTAATGAATCATCACCAATAACGGGACCGGAGAAACCATTAATTACAGTGTTATAA
- the proB gene encoding glutamate 5-kinase: MTSRIVVKIGSSSLTTEEGGLDRNAITFFAGEIAGLAEQGHEVLLVTSGAVAAGFREIGYPQRPKQLHEKQAAAAVGQALLMQSYQQAFAAHRVTTAQILLTRTDFHSRKRMGNAGMTVEELLKQRVIPIFNENDTVSVDELKFGDNDLLSALVANLVKAQHLVILTDTNGLYTADPRKDPSAFRYDRIPEITAEIYAYAGGSGSSVGTGGMRSKVDAAKVATRGGVPVFVGSVKEPGDMQRAVDGTGKGTYFETRLAALSRKKQWLGFMSTPLGTVVVDNGAEEALVHGGHSLLPVGVKRVLGTFHAGDVVEVLGMDDTLLGRGIVNYDDDQLRLIAGLPSGEVMKQLNSIHRLEVIHRDEWITLK; the protein is encoded by the coding sequence ATGACCTCACGTATTGTAGTTAAGATCGGAAGCAGTTCGCTTACTACGGAAGAAGGCGGACTTGATCGAAATGCCATTACTTTTTTTGCCGGAGAAATTGCTGGCTTGGCTGAACAAGGCCATGAGGTTCTTCTGGTCACATCAGGAGCGGTAGCTGCCGGATTCCGGGAGATTGGTTACCCCCAGCGTCCCAAGCAATTGCATGAAAAACAAGCTGCAGCGGCTGTTGGGCAAGCTTTGCTGATGCAGTCATATCAACAGGCTTTTGCAGCGCACCGCGTTACTACAGCACAAATTCTACTCACCCGTACCGACTTTCACAGCCGGAAACGTATGGGCAATGCGGGCATGACGGTGGAAGAGCTGCTCAAGCAGCGCGTCATTCCAATCTTTAATGAGAATGATACCGTATCTGTCGATGAATTGAAGTTCGGAGATAATGATCTCCTGTCTGCTCTGGTAGCGAATCTGGTCAAGGCACAGCATCTGGTCATTCTTACGGATACCAACGGTCTGTACACGGCTGATCCGCGAAAAGATCCGTCTGCGTTTCGTTATGACCGCATCCCCGAAATTACGGCAGAAATTTACGCCTATGCTGGCGGTTCAGGATCATCCGTAGGTACAGGCGGCATGCGATCCAAGGTAGATGCAGCCAAAGTGGCAACGCGTGGAGGCGTACCTGTCTTTGTAGGAAGTGTTAAGGAACCTGGAGATATGCAGAGGGCAGTTGATGGGACCGGAAAAGGAACCTACTTCGAGACTCGCCTTGCGGCTCTCTCTCGTAAAAAGCAATGGCTTGGCTTCATGTCTACTCCGCTCGGCACCGTCGTTGTGGATAATGGTGCCGAAGAAGCACTGGTCCATGGTGGTCATAGCCTCCTGCCTGTAGGTGTCAAACGCGTGCTGGGTACCTTCCATGCAGGAGATGTTGTAGAGGTGCTGGGTATGGATGACACCTTGCTCGGTCGTGGTATCGTCAATTATGATGATGACCAGCTACGCCTCATCGCAGGACTGCCAAGTGGCGAAGTAATGAAGCAGTTGAACAGCATCCATCGACTTGAGGTTATTCATCGGGACGAGTGGATTACGTTAAAATAG
- a CDS encoding pyridoxal phosphate-dependent aminotransferase: MTNQPKASGRSAFTIPTSDVMTQLPTQFFATLVQNVNREIASGHDVINLGQGNPDTPTPPHIVKTLQESAENPLYHKYSPFSGHAFLKEAVAKRYKEDYNVDLDPETEVAILFGGKTGLVQLPQVLLNPGDVCLVPDPGYPDYWSGVALAKAHMSFMPLLESNAFLPDYEAISTEDREKAKLMFLNYPNNPTSATAPLSFYKDTVEFAIQNKIVVASDFAYGAIGFDGHRPVSFLQAPGAKEVGIEFYTLSKTYNMAGWRVGFALGNAEIISKINLLQDHIYVSLFGGIQAAAAAALTSSQECVTSLVARYESRRDAFYEALSAIGWLAPKPGGSFFSWLPVPAGFTSASFADVLLREAKVAVAPGIGFGSHGEGYVRAGLLSDEDRLREAVERIGKLNLFK; encoded by the coding sequence ATGACTAATCAGCCAAAAGCATCGGGTCGTTCAGCCTTTACCATACCTACATCCGATGTAATGACACAGCTTCCAACACAATTTTTTGCTACCCTTGTTCAAAATGTAAACCGCGAAATCGCAAGTGGTCATGACGTGATTAACCTGGGTCAGGGTAACCCGGACACACCTACACCACCCCACATTGTTAAAACATTGCAGGAGTCGGCGGAGAACCCGCTCTATCACAAATATTCGCCTTTTAGCGGGCATGCTTTCCTGAAGGAAGCCGTTGCGAAGCGTTATAAGGAAGATTACAACGTGGACCTGGACCCCGAAACGGAAGTTGCGATTTTATTTGGCGGAAAAACGGGCTTGGTCCAGCTACCTCAGGTATTGCTCAATCCTGGCGACGTATGTCTCGTACCTGATCCAGGTTATCCGGATTATTGGTCCGGTGTGGCACTGGCAAAAGCGCACATGTCTTTTATGCCACTGCTGGAGTCCAATGCATTTCTGCCTGATTATGAAGCAATCTCTACCGAGGATCGGGAAAAGGCCAAGCTGATGTTCCTGAACTATCCCAACAATCCAACATCGGCAACAGCCCCGCTTTCCTTCTATAAAGATACGGTAGAGTTCGCCATTCAAAATAAAATTGTCGTAGCCAGTGACTTCGCCTATGGTGCAATTGGATTCGACGGCCATCGTCCGGTAAGCTTTTTGCAGGCACCAGGTGCCAAAGAAGTGGGCATTGAGTTCTACACATTATCCAAAACCTACAATATGGCGGGTTGGCGTGTCGGATTTGCTCTGGGCAATGCAGAGATCATCTCCAAAATCAATCTGCTGCAGGATCATATCTACGTGAGCCTCTTCGGAGGCATCCAGGCCGCTGCTGCGGCAGCACTTACGTCTTCCCAGGAATGTGTCACTTCACTGGTTGCACGTTATGAATCACGCCGCGATGCTTTCTATGAAGCACTCTCAGCCATCGGCTGGCTGGCCCCAAAACCGGGAGGTTCCTTCTTTAGCTGGCTGCCTGTACCAGCAGGCTTTACTTCTGCTTCATTTGCCGACGTGTTACTACGTGAAGCAAAAGTCGCGGTAGCACCGGGTATTGGTTTCGGTTCACATGGTGAGGGCTATGTGCGCGCAGGGCTACTAAGTGATGAAGATCGATTAAGGGAAGCTGTAGAGCGGATTGGCAAGTTGAATTTATTCAAGTAA
- a CDS encoding ABC transporter substrate-binding protein: MQALNADAGGLYFSAFMFRLAHLEQRIEPPEQVMLEVTCDKHTFLICEEGEGRLYIGYEQFPFTTGCVYPLSPSEGYQIEHGNRMELKYMVISFDVIHVLTGDPEQYTRPVFEHRNQLNGYPYAPLSGLLEQMYAIRDYQTDAEYSHLNAQFQRWMEMVITRYTSPKTEQSMESRLHSTIQYVEDHYAEEITVTKLARLADIRPVQYTTLFRQLTGHKPLDYVNHIRIKHAKDWLRKSDEPLRDIATRVGFKDEYYFSRRFRQMTGLSPRQYDRSIQQQTLVQDWLGHDVNIPARPERIMFYGDSGGDLQVLGIGLLGDQTYDAVAPVNVEEAVRMRPDLIIFDSTNEQQYDQFSRIAPTLAYNSHATLEDRICRVGSWFGKQAEAEKWLSSYQERMEKMWMKIHASIEPGETASVFTYHRGARLFVMGNIGLASLLYHSMGFRPVTKVKEALVAGRAYKEISSEAIRQYAGDHIFVLVPEEVIARQATEKLMHSPSWRALPAVQKGQVYGVEETTWNLGDAMTSNRLLTLLPELLCRSSARKQVADD, from the coding sequence ATGCAGGCTTTGAATGCCGATGCGGGAGGGTTGTATTTTTCAGCATTCATGTTTCGGCTGGCTCATCTGGAACAACGAATTGAACCACCAGAGCAGGTGATGCTTGAAGTAACATGCGATAAACATACATTCTTGATCTGCGAAGAAGGGGAAGGTCGCTTATATATAGGATATGAACAGTTTCCCTTTACCACCGGATGTGTTTACCCGCTTTCTCCGAGCGAGGGATACCAAATTGAACATGGAAACCGAATGGAATTGAAATATATGGTGATATCATTTGATGTTATTCATGTGTTGACAGGAGATCCGGAACAGTATACGCGCCCTGTATTCGAACATAGAAATCAATTGAACGGCTATCCTTATGCCCCGTTAAGTGGGCTGCTGGAGCAGATGTATGCCATTCGGGATTATCAAACAGATGCCGAATACAGCCATTTGAATGCACAGTTTCAGAGATGGATGGAGATGGTCATCACCCGGTACACTTCACCAAAAACGGAGCAGAGTATGGAATCCAGACTACACAGTACAATTCAATATGTAGAAGACCATTACGCTGAAGAAATCACAGTAACGAAACTGGCCCGTCTTGCAGATATCCGACCCGTGCAATATACAACCTTGTTCAGACAATTAACCGGCCACAAGCCGCTTGATTATGTGAACCATATACGAATTAAACATGCCAAGGATTGGCTGCGCAAATCCGATGAACCACTTCGGGATATAGCAACCCGGGTGGGCTTTAAGGATGAGTATTATTTTAGCAGGCGTTTTCGTCAAATGACCGGATTATCGCCTCGTCAATATGACCGATCTATTCAGCAACAAACACTGGTTCAGGATTGGTTGGGTCATGATGTGAATATTCCGGCACGGCCGGAGCGAATTATGTTTTATGGTGATTCCGGTGGAGATCTTCAAGTGCTGGGCATAGGTCTATTAGGAGATCAGACATATGATGCGGTTGCCCCGGTTAATGTGGAAGAGGCAGTCCGGATGAGACCAGACCTGATCATTTTCGATAGCACCAACGAACAACAATATGACCAATTTTCCCGAATTGCACCCACACTGGCATACAACTCTCACGCAACGCTGGAAGATCGGATTTGCAGGGTGGGAAGCTGGTTTGGCAAGCAAGCAGAGGCTGAGAAATGGCTCTCCTCCTATCAGGAGCGTATGGAAAAGATGTGGATGAAGATTCATGCTTCAATTGAACCGGGGGAAACGGCGTCCGTATTTACATATCATCGGGGTGCACGATTGTTTGTCATGGGCAATATTGGTCTGGCCTCGCTCTTGTATCATTCGATGGGATTCAGACCCGTTACGAAAGTGAAGGAGGCGCTTGTGGCGGGCAGAGCATATAAGGAGATTTCGTCTGAAGCGATTCGTCAGTATGCGGGTGATCATATATTTGTCTTGGTTCCTGAAGAGGTTATTGCAAGGCAGGCCACAGAGAAGTTGATGCATAGTCCAAGCTGGCGAGCACTTCCAGCCGTGCAGAAGGGGCAAGTGTACGGAGTGGAGGAAACAACATGGAATTTGGGCGATGCAATGACTAGCAACCGTTTGTTAACTTTGTTGCCCGAATTATTATGTAGGAGTTCAGCACGAAAACAGGTTGCAGATGATTGA